In Flavobacterium okayamense, a single window of DNA contains:
- the bcp gene encoding thioredoxin-dependent thiol peroxidase, producing the protein MTTLKAGDKAPNFKGLDQNGNEHKLSDYNGKKLVVFFYPKASTPGCTMEACDLRDNFERFKANNYELLGVSADSAKRQANFIEKNNLPFPLLADEDKSVIEAFGVWGPKKFMGREFDGIHRTTFVIDEKGIIEEVIEKVKTKEHASQILK; encoded by the coding sequence ATGACAACATTAAAAGCAGGAGATAAGGCACCAAATTTTAAAGGCTTAGATCAAAACGGAAACGAACATAAGTTAAGTGATTATAATGGAAAAAAACTAGTTGTATTTTTCTATCCAAAAGCGAGTACGCCTGGATGTACAATGGAAGCTTGTGATTTAAGAGATAATTTTGAGAGATTTAAAGCAAATAATTATGAATTGCTTGGAGTGAGTGCTGATAGCGCAAAAAGGCAAGCCAATTTTATAGAAAAAAATAATTTGCCATTTCCGTTATTAGCCGATGAAGATAAATCAGTTATTGAAGCTTTTGGAGTTTGGGGGCCAAAGAAATTTATGGGACGAGAATTTGACGGAATCCACCGAACAACTTTTGTAATCGATGAAAAGGGAATAATTGAAGAAGTTATTGAAAAAGTTAAAACGAAAGAGCACGCTAGTCAAATATTGAAATAA